The Zingiber officinale cultivar Zhangliang chromosome 2A, Zo_v1.1, whole genome shotgun sequence genomic sequence ATTAAGGATCACTTTAAgttcctatctttttacattaattatggatgaactcattgcacacattcaagacacactaccgtggtgcatgttgtttgaagatgatattattttggtagatgaggcacgtgaaggagtaaatgcttaACTAGAATCTGGACGAGAAACACTagaagagaaagattttagacttactagaataaagacagaatatatggaatttaagtttagcaatattagacgtaatgagacaattgccAAGATAGGAGATGAATAGTTGCTCGGAACcgagagttttaaatatttaggatcatttttgcaagaCGATGATTGGATTGAGAGAGACGCCTTACATAGAATATAAACAGAATGGTTGAAATGAAGGAGattatgtgaccgtaaaatacctctaaaacttaaagaaagttctacaaaatcgcagttagacttgctatgttgTATGGAGTttaatgttgggctatgactcgagcacatgagtagaagatgtaagttgtagagatgagaatgttaaggtggatgtgtggatataCGAGGATGAACAggataagaaatgagaacattagagagaaagtcggagttgtatcTATTAAGGGAAAACTTCGAGGGGCATGTTTAAGATGATACGAGCATGTACTTAGACTACCAATAAATACTcaagttagacgatgtgaaactatgacaaacacgtaTATCAAATGAGTAAGAGGAAGtccaaaaaagacttagttaacaacaataaaataaaataaaattttttaagtatagatgatgatatagtagaagATAGAGCTCAATGTCGTAAAATGATCCATATAATCGACCCCACATACTAAGATAAGGCTTAGTCGTTGTTGTATAACTTTCTGACCGTGAAAAGTTAGCCAACATTTTTTGTTCAATATAGATTCATTTCTGTACTTGTGTTTAAGAGGGTGTGCACTTTAAGACGTCCTATTACGTTAATCCTATAGGATTTAGTGAAAAATAGCACAACAGGTACACATTTAGTTGGCAGACATCTAGAGTTTGGTGTATTCACGCCTTTAGGCTAAGTCAAAAATGTTAAAATTGGTTTTCTTCTATCTGAAATATTAAAATGGTGTACTCTACTTGACTGTAATATATTAGCATGATTGTTTACCAATCATGATTTCACAGGGATTTGATTCAAATTTGATTTGTTTGTTATCTTATTTCAGCTTTAGAATTCTACATACCTATTCAATTGGTAATTATGGTCGTCACTTCTGTCCTGGCATTTTTGCTCTAGATAAGGCAAACAACATGGGTTCTATGGAGTCCACTACTTGTTTGAGCTATATGTACATTTTTTTTATCTGGAAACAATTTAAACCAATAAAATAAGGTATCTGATGACGTATTGAATTTGGAATCCTGATCAGATTTTGAGTTATCACTGTTGAGCCTGTAAAGATTGTTGAAAATATTGATAAATCTTTATTCAATTATTCCTGGTTATTTAAGCTCTTCTACTGTCTAATGAACAATTTCATGATAACACAATGAGGCACAGATCAAGTGCATTGATATTTGTGTATTTATAGAACAGTGAAGTGCTTATGTATCTCTTGTTGTGATGCCGTCTGACTTCTTGCACTGTTCAGCAATTATAACCCATTGGAGAGGTTGAAGCAATACCATAATTATGGCACTAGATGCTTTAGAGAAAGAACTGCTACTCATGGTTGTTCACTTTTGCTTGCAGCCTGTTGATGTTGCTTGGCACTGTTGCCAATTGCATTGTGCCAAATTTCTGTCATTGTTGATTCGTCTACAGTAGTGTGATCTTGATTTGGTGTTGCAAAATCTTCTTTACATTCATATGTTATCAAGCTCCAATGCTCCATTTGTCAATTCTACCGTCTCACATATTTGGTATTATGACATGATAGTGCCCTTTTGGTGTACTTGTTTTTTCCTATTAGTTATTCACAGGGTTGAGACAACAGCTTAATTAAGCTGGCAAATGTTTTCTTCACACCATTTATTTCCCATTTGCCTTGTTTGCATTCATAGCGATACTAGTAAAAGTTGGCATATTCAGTGGATTAGCTGGAACGTGTTCTGCAATTTTATCCTATTTATTTCCAACTTTGATCTAAAGATACACGGATGTCATggtgacaaaactttccttattttcaaGCTGCCTCACGCTGATACACCTGTCTTTGTGTTATGTAAATTTCAGAACACAGGGTTTTCTTGCACTTTTTACTGGTGACACTGGTGAGATCCGAGCTGAAGTGAGGGAACAAATAGACTCGAAGGTTTCAGAGTGGAAAGAGGAAGGAAAGGCTGAGATTATTCCAGGTGTCCTATTCGTTGATGAGGTCCATATGCTAGACATTGAATGCTTTTCCTTCCTAAATAATGCCTTGGAGAATGAGATGGCTCCAATTTTAGTGATCGCAACAAATCGTGGGATCACAACAATCCGAGGAACCAACTATCGGTCACCTCATGGAATTCCAGCTGATTTCTTGGATCGCCTTCTCATTATAACCACCCAGCCATACACTGAGGAAGAAATCGGTAAGATTCTTGAAATCAGGTGTGACGAAGAAGAGGTGGAAATGTCCAAGGACGCAAAGCTCTTGCTGACGAAAATTGGTGTGGAGACATCACTGAGGTACGCCATCCACCTAATCACCGCGGCTGCACTGGCTTGCCAGAAGCGAAAGGGTAAAACAGTGGAGATGGAAGACGTTAGCAGGGTTTACGGGTTGTTTCTTGATGTGAAGAGATCGACCCAGTACCTAATGGAGTACCAGAACCAGTATATGTTCAATGAAGTACCCAGGGTAGGTGAAGAAGAGGCTATGGAATAATTAGTCCCTGCACAAGAGGTTTGAAGCTGTTATTGGTCCTTGACATGCTGTGTTATTGAGATGTTGATGCTGCCCGAATAGGAGATAGATACTATTGTCTGCCTGCGCTGCAGATTTATTATGAAACTAGGCTAGTGTTTGTGGCGGTCGTCTGTAGGTTAATTTTTTGTGGTGCAGTGTTTATATTTAACCGTGTGGCCCATTAGGTCAAGCAGTTTGAAACTTGTATTTCTTAGGATTGCAAACAATTGTCGAGGGAAATGGTTGCTCATTCATTCCCCAAGGGTCTTTCCAAATGGTGCGGAGTGGTATCCCTATTTCGTTTTGATAGGACTGAAACATAAACTGGCCTCATTTTTACTGTTGCAAAAATTTTGCATCCAGTGTCTGCCGTTATGCACCAACAACTAACATAATGCTTGGTATTCTTACTATATGATGGATGGTTAGCCATATTGTGGCATTGTGGCATGTGGACCAATGGCACATAGACGCCTGACGGTTTTTACTTGCCCCTCCAATTAGCATCAACTAATAGACGGGTGGCGATCCATGTGTAAAATATGAAATGGTTGGACGCTTGAGATGAAGTGATAAATAGTGAGTATATACCTATTAAATACATTTCATCTACTCTTGCTATCGATCTAGTACATTGTTTAACATGATTCGATAACCTTTAAAATTTCTACTTCACGGTTTATAAGCTATTAGTGAATCATTCCTAGAAAAcatcactttcttcttcttggtcaatggAGAAATCTCTTATAAGCAAAGATTACAATGAAGAATAGAATACATTTAGCCAATGTAGAATCCTCAACCTTGAAGCCACCACGACCTCCCAGCCTTTCATCCTTTAACTTTTGTTTTGTTGTCTGTTGCATATAGTTGACTAGTTTGAAAGTTTACCAGTCTATATGCAATAGCCGTTTAATATCTGACCGTACCATAACCTTATCTATTAATAGTTCTTTTCTGCTTTTTCATCTGTTGTGCTAGTCGTCGACCACATTCCGACATGAATCAAAGATTTATCATCACTGCTTAGTCAACTTTTCTTTTGAATAGAAACTTTTTATCAACTATTCTTCCGAATGCAAATATTTTATTCATCGGCTTCTCAGGCTTACTCAGTCTACTGGTTTCTGGTTTCTGGTTTCTACATCGGTGATTGCACCAAATCATAAGTGGGTCCAAACCACAAATCTTGAAAACTATTTAGGGTTTGCCAATTGACTAACTTGTCTTATCAGTCaattggaattcaattccaatcaattgaattttttatcctcacCTCATCTCATGCGCACAAGTTTACCTCACCATGAAGTTTTACCATCATATCTTGATTTTGCACGAAGATCATCTCTTATTAGACTTATTGTTCTTTGAATGCACACGAGCCTTTGACATCTTCATTTGTTATCCTTCATGCTGTACCTACATAGTTCACCTTCTTTATTTGTCACCCTAGCTATTTTCTAATACACGTCATCTTGTGGTCCCTCAATTGTCTTGTGCAATCTTCTCATATCTCTTTGGACCTTGAGTTGTTGAACCTCAAACTTGGCCACATCAAGTCATGCTCCATAGATACTCCAGCACCATCTTAGTACTCCTTGTCTTGTAGTCCTTGGGCTTGCCTCATACAACCTTCTTTAATCTTCATGGACCTCTAAGTCATACAGATGCCACCATCATACCAATTCATCATCCATATCATAACTCGACCTCAACGAGTCACAAGCTCCTCAAGCTCTATATGTGTTCTTGCAAGTTCTTGCACACTCAACAATCAACAAGACTCCTTTTGAATGCCCCTTCATATATCAACCATCTAATCCAATCACAAGTCTTAATTGTTGCATTTCCCTCTTAGTGCATCTAAGTAAACATAATCTTTCTCAAACTTATTAGTGCAATTGTGCCTTAAGTGGCTAGTTCTAAATTGGGTTTTAATGTTTGaataaaaggtttaagttagacattGCATATGTGGTTGATATGTGTGTTAAGTTATGCAGAAACTTGACAAGACATGCAAGGAGGTAATGAAGCTTGGGACTTGACATGGTCGAGAATGAATAATGACTTGGATAGAAAATGCAATATACTCAATACCTTGGAAATCTGATGAAGTTTAAAGAAGATTACATAAGACATGGAGGGATAGGATGAGAAACATTGAAGTGGTGTTAGAGAAGCTTGACTTGGTGCAACTAAGTTGGTTGACTTGGTAGGTAGTGTTTGTTGGTAtaggaaacatccgacgattgaacccaaGTTTTAATAATAGCAAAAGATTTAAAGTTAAGATTATGTGTCATCTAACACGTGTGAATGAGGTTTTTCATGAAAgtcttaactgcggttaggcaagtggaaaaccctagggggtgataaccctaggtcctagggggtggtaatcctaggtggtggaaaaccctaaggggtgataaccttaggtcatagggggtgataatcctaggtggtggaaaaccctaaggggtgataaccttaggtcctagggggtggtaaccctaggtggtgaaaaatcctaaggggcggcaaccttaggttctagggggtggtaatcctaggtggaggaaatcctaagggggggggtaaTCTTAGGGGGGTGTATTAAAACTAGGCTTTTAATAACTTTTAATGActcttctaaaatttaaaagTCTAGAAGTATTGAAATTAGGCTTTTATAAACTCTTTACAAATTTAGTGGTAttcaaaatagattttcaaaGAGTTATAAAAAATCATGTGgtattcaaacttgacttttaaagaCTCCATAAAAGTTTAAAGGTATCCAAAATTGTAATAGATTTCCAAGGATTCTTAGAAAATTCTTTAGTATATATTTAAATGTCTTAGGTATTaccataaaaagtaaaaaattatctTCCATTTTACCTAGAGATTTTGACAGATTTTAATCGCACTAAACTCTCTCAAGACGTCTCTAGTGTTGTCTCCTCTCACGATAAAAAAACCTCCTCTCACGACCAAAAAATTCTCCTTCAAAGGTATGATTGTTATTGTTTCGATTGTTTGTCTACAATTTTTCCCTTATTTCATAACGATTGGTACTGTTTCAATTGTTCGTCTATATATCTAAAATTTTTCCCATCCCGATTGGTACCATAAACCTATATATCTGTCTACCGTCTCTAACACAATCTCTAACGATTAGTATATACTTTTTTCAACTCTATGGGTCAACGTAAGTAAATATTGAATTATTATACGAACAGTGGAGCAAAATTTtttgtttgatttcattttttaatgggtgtttgattttattttttcttttacaaaGCACAATTTGTATATGGAAAATTAATAGTAGAATTTATTATATCTCTAACGATTACTATTATATGAATAGTGGAgcaaaattttttatttgatttcattttttagtgagtgtttgattttatttttattttatggagCACAATTTGTGTATAGAAAATTAATCGTAGAAACTTcgtgtaaaatatttttcttttgtggTTCATAGGTGGTTATTTTTTTATCATTCTAACTCAAAATCGACTTTGAAATGTTGCTGGTTTTGGATTTATATAATTTGGGAAAAATGGAGCAGCTGCTCTATGTTCTGTAATTTCCAATATTCATTTTAGCAAAGAACAAAGGATCAAAGAAAATATCaattatttatcaatttttaTACATATGGCTTGCTTTTATAAACATGTGCAAATATGTAACCGAGAATGTATGAACTTTGAGGCATTAGGGAGAGCATATAAATAacatagtattttattttcattgaAAGAGTCAATGAAAATCTCATATAATTTAAtagtgaaattaataaattaagaaGCATTTGATTGTTgaaattttctttttctgtttaatTGGTTGCATAAGCCAAACTTTTATTATAAAACAGCAAAGAATATTATTACATATGTGCTCATCCACCATTTTTCTATCTTATGCATGCTAAAGAAGTACTATCAATGGGAGATTCACAAGCAAAATATAATATATGGACTGTGGAGGAGAGCAATGAATTATTAAGACTTATGGTTGATGCTGCAATGAGAGGATGACGTGATAGGAATGGTGTGTTGAACAAAAGAACAGTGGAAATAAAAATACTTCCCACTCTTAATGCAAAACTTGAGTGTGAAAAGACTTTTGCACAGTATCAAAGCCGTTTGAAGTGGTTCAAACAACGAtataacaactactgtaagcttatgCGTCATAGTTCTGGGTTTGGATGGGATTCTATGACAAAGAAATTCACAGCTAGTGATGAAGTATGGGAGGATTATTTTAAGGTTAGAATAATAAATTGTATATTTACAAACTGTATATTTAcaattataatttgaattacacttaTGATTTTTGTTCTTTGGCAGTCTCACCCTAAACATGAACATTATCGGACTGATACTTTTGAGGATTATGAAGACTTAAGACTTGTAGTTGGGAATTGAACTGCTACAAGAAAATACGCAATTGGACTTGGAGATGACACTGATGTGAGAACCTTTGAAACAGAAGAAAATGGGGGTACTAACTTATTAGATGATTACGTGTTTGATCACAACAGTGGTGAATTCATACAAAGCAATATGCAAGAATCTTCATATCAGCCTCTATTTTCTGAGGACCTTGCTTCACCATTACCATCTCAACCTATGAGTTCTGAGGTTCCACAAGCAACTAGAAAACGAGATAGGAGCGAATTTGAAGCAAAATCAAGCACTTCAAAGAATATAGACCCAGATGTTTTAAATAGACTCTCTTACACCATTGAGAAAGCATCTTCTAAGATTGAATTAGTTGGCGTTGCAGATGATAACTGTTGGGATGCTATAAAACAAGTCCCAAACTTGGATAATCGTACTCATTACAAGGCTCTTGACTGGCTCAATACTAGAGCAAAGAAGGTGGCTTTCTTGAAAATGACAATTGAAGAGCGTTTGGAGGGGATAGATTTTAAAATGAGTGAATGAGTAGTTTTTGGGGGCATAAATTAGTAATTAATGTTAGAATTTTTATTTATAGTATTTTGAATTGGTTTCTAATTATTGAACTAGTAGTGAATTATTAGCTCTTGAATGTTTTCTAGTTCTACAAGTTTTGGATTGTTTATTGAACACATCTTTATTTTGGTTATACATGGtatgttttttttatgatttcGTAGATGTTCTTTCATTTTAATTGCTTGTTAATGTCAGGCATTTAAATGGCAAATATCAATATGCATGAAGTAGATGAacaaatagaagaagaagaattgcAAGAAGAGTTGTATGA encodes the following:
- the LOC122043907 gene encoding uncharacterized protein At2g29880-like, with product MGDSQAKYNIWTVEESNELLRLMYQSRLKWFKQRYNNYCKLMRHSSGFGWDSMTKKFTASDEVWEDYFKSHPKHEHYRTDTFEDYEDLRLPLFSEDLASPLPSQPMSSEVPQATRKRDRSEFEAKSSTSKNIDPDVLNRLSYTIEKASSKIELVGVADDNCWDAIKQVPNLDNRTHYKALDWLNTRAKKVAFLKMTIEERLEGIDFKMSE